The DNA region AGATTGAAGTGAGACCGAGTGAGGGGGTTTTTATAGGCTaaaggtccaaatctagccattgCCTAACTACCCACACTTTTCGTGAATGCCAAAAGGTCCGGCGCGCATCGACTTACACATgctggaccatctggcgtgtacctTTTTCAAACACTACCAAAGCTAGCTGTCAATAGCCGTTATTGCTCTGAAATGCTCGGTGAAGCCTCCAGTTCacacgccagaccatccggcagGTACAACCACAAAAAACCATCTAAGAaatcttctctacaagaaatactctagCGAAGCCTTTAAAagtacgccggaccatccgacgcattgtacttcatcttcttcataaaTTTTGCATCTTCTGAAAACACTCCGGCGTGCTTATCCTTAACACTGGACCATTCAATGTGTTGACTTGAAATTTTCCTTCTGAGTCGAAACATTCTGGTGAGTTCAAACTGCTGGGCGCCAGACTATCCGTCATATGCAAATTTTTctaaactcgtccaattcaattaTTCTTTAGTTCTAGCTTCTCGATAACTCATCCAagggcttctctgagctacctagtgctagaatttcacaagtgtgtatCGAACCAAGTCTAGACTAACCTAAATCAAGCTACTattcttagcccctctttatagtacggtcaaaagactaagaaaaaaatatactactctaagtatccttcatctccttatgacacttagaactagaagatcattaatCTTGATGCTCATATCTTTTGATCATCCATAGAATCGCCTTAGGGACTAAGAATactcaatcatcattgtgaactaaatttttgatacccttcaaaataTACTTATtaatcacaatgatacggttatcattaattaccgaaacacttaccacttacctaggagcctagatgctacacacTATATTATTTAATCCAGGTATTGGTCAAAGAGCGGTGAGTTTCCTAACCATGTGTCCTACCAGAATATGGTTTGTATGCCATCTTTGATGGTGAAGGTACCGAAGTGGAATAGGTTTCGCTTGACCCTCATCACCTTGGCCCAAAAATGTGAATCCCCTAGTTTCCATTGGACCTGAGATATTGTCTTTGAACCTAAATATTTATTTCTTAATAATTCCTTTCATACTTCTTCTTCATTCAAGAGTTTCAATAACCATTTATAGAGGAGAGATATATTCTGAACAACAAGATCTTGGATAACTAAACCACCTTGTTCTTTGGGTTGGCGGAGGATCCTCCATTTTgccaattggtatatctttttgTGACCATCACTTTGCTAGTAAAATCTGGAACGGAAGTAGTTGAGTCTTTGAAGGACCCATCGCGGAATTAGGAAGAAAAACATCATGTACGTGGATAGGCTATAAAGGACCGAGTTAATAAGGATAAGCATATCTCTTGATGGCAGATGCTTGCCTCTCTATTTGCTTAATCTCTTAGCAAATTGTTCTTCTACTCCTTTTCAATCTGTATTTTTCAGTTTCCAATAGTGAATTGGGATACCCAGGTACCACATCAGTAATTCACCCATCGCACAACCAAATAACTGGACATATTGATCAGCTTCATCCTGCACTGCCCCAAGTAGAACAACGCACTCtaatgaaaattaattttaaggctGGGCAATTGCTCGAAAGCACAGAGCAAAAACTTCAAGTTCATAACCTTTTTCAAGTCATGTTCCATGAAGAGAATTGTATCATCCGCATATTGCATGATGTATAAGGTGCGACACGACCCTGCTGATTTGGCCATTAGATTTGGCCTTCTCACTTAAGATTGTTAACATGTCTACAACAACGTTAAACAGAAGTGGGGAGAGGAGATCTCCCCGGTGAACACCTTTTTTGTCTAAAAGTTTGGGCCAGTGTCGTCGTTGACTTTGATGGCCACACTACCGCCTGAAATGAAGCTCTCAATCTAGGAACATCTCTTAGGAGAGAAACCCTTCATTCGGAGGGTCTATATGAGAAAAGGGCAACTTAACCTTATCATACACGTCAATTTTAAAAATGACACCATTCATCTTTTCACGATTAGTATTTGGCAAACACTTGGTTTCCCGTTCCCCTTGGATGCTACACATATTGAGCAACTATGGGGTGAATTAGAAGAACTTCAAACTACATCAAGGATTCGTAGCTCCCTTATTATTGCAACTCTATGGAACATTTGGAAGTGAAGAAATGCTGAAGTTTTCTGACATGAAAAGGAAGCAGACTCAGTTGTCATTCAATGTTGTCATGACAATCTTGCTCTTTGGTCACATAGATGCAATAGACCAGTAGATCGCTGTCTCATGGTCGCGTGGAGTGCTACGTTTTCCAATCGGTACAAATGTTTTATTTCGCTCTCTCGTCTCCCTCACTTTTAATCTCATCAAATGCAATTTTTGTATCTATGAAATAAAATGTTCAGGCTGACTCCAAGGAGCTGGCATagtttccttaaaaaaaagttgAGTCCCCTTCTATATCTCATTTTTGTATTACttgttttttatgtttttttgtgACAACTATTACTTGTTTGTTTATTACTTCAAAATTTTACCCATTTGGTTAATAGAATCGGAACTGTTTCGGGTGAGAAACAAGCTGACGCGAACCAAACGGGCGGACAACTAGCGATTCGCTAAACATGCTGGAGGGTGTTCTTATCCGCTCCCCTCGACAAGCCACCTCCATAAGTTCACCCGCGCCGCTGCCACCCTCGCCCCCCCCCCAGCTCATATGGCTGCTGTACACTAGAAAGTATTGGATTCATGATTTTGTTTTCCTCCAATCCGTAGAGAAGTGACCGATTGCCGAGGTTGTAGAGGCATACGTTTTTGTAGTTCTAATTGCCATGTCATTACATTGGATTGTAGGAATCAGCTTGGAAGCTCCTATAGGAATTCCTCCTTTCCTCTATATTTTAGAGGATTTCAAAAATTAGTTGAAATCTCCTGCTTCATTTCCTTCAAGAAGTTCGATGCAACATCACACTTCATATTTCCTCTAAACTCCACTTTGAGGAGTTGATTCGCTGTGAAGTTCCCGTGTTTTTTTCCCCTTCAGAATATCCAATGACATCTTTTTTACTAACTCCTGCCTTTGTCAAATTTAGGATTTCATTACCTGTGACACTCGGTTCTTGTGTCTTGCCTCTACATTCCAAAAGGGACTTGGATAGAGACATGTGAGGACATTtctttttctcgaacacgcatgAGGACTACGTGTCATTATGTTAAGAGAAGAAAAAGTCCAAGTACAAAGCTGAACCCACGACCAGGTTAGTTAGAACTTACATTCGCGCCACGGAACACAACTAACGACCTAGGCGAGTACTCACTCCAGCAAGGATCGCCACCCTACCGCTCCTCCCAAACTCCATAGCTTAGCCTCATCTAAGATTTCATCCAACAGCACCCACACCACCGGGCGAGCGCCGTCAAAGACACACCTATTTCGGAGCTTCCAAATGGACCAAGCGACAAGAATCACCAAGGAATTTAACCCCTTTTGGACCTCCCTGCTAACTCATCCCTGAATCTGCAACCACCAAGCATGTAAGCCTTTAATGAGTCCATCCGGTGCCAACTCTTGTAAGCCCACTCGTCGGATTGCCTTGTACCAAACTTCTCTCGCAAAAACACAAACCGTTAGCAAATGATGCATCGATTCAGGCTCTTGATCACATAACGGACAGCTCACCAGGTGTTGTAATCCGCGATGCTCGAGCCTATCAGCTGTCCAACACCTATTCTGCATGGCCAACCAAACAAAGAACTTTGCCCGAAGAGGTGCCCAAGACTTTCAGACTCTCTTGTAAGGCTCAAAATGGATGGATCCCGTAAAGAAATGTTGATATGTTGAGCGCACTGAAAACTGTCCTGATGCCGATGGAATCCATATGTGCTGTTTAGAGCAGCTCGCATCAAGAACCACCCCCTCCACTGCATCCCAAATGCACAGAAAGTTGACCATTGCCGGCACAGACAACCCTCTAGTGATGTCACGAATCCAAGTCCTATCTATCAGGGCAACAACCACCGTGCGCCTTGCCACTGCTCTCTTCCGCACAAAGGGGATCAAAGCAGGTGCCAAGTCTAGTATGGATCGACCATGAATCCACCGGTCCGACCAAAAAAACACAGAAGTGCCATCCCCTACCTTTGAGATCACAGACAACGCGAAGAGtgctgtcacgtcccaaattctgaatcacgcatttaagcaaaatcatgcttcttaagcattatgcttaattttgtgtaatggtAATTCGAAGCGCTAATGCACTTTGTTAAAagtcatttggataagagaaagaaaattgaggggagaaaagaatgaaaattgCTTTGGAattacccattttctctaacacgtgggccccacaacCACCCACCCCCTCTCTCAAGTGGCCAGCACCCCActtgccctctctctcctctcctcactccacACATCCCCACCAAGCTGCAGTAGTAGcagctccccctctctccctctctcactcaagcccactctctcttttcttccaaaatccgagctcaaatggaggattcaaggtatgcatgtggtaccattgcattctctagctcatgagctactcatctatccaatccattttcgtttttgtggaaaaatcgagtagttcttgaagttcttggagttcttgagcttttttagcaaaaatagagttttggtcgaaaatgagcTCTAGGGTCGTGtggctagttgatgagtaagtttcaGGACCCTTAGACtacccctaacatgttccctttaggcttggaaaagatcgcaactcgaatcaaccaaaatcTACTCAAGAACAGTTTTCTGGGCTGgcccggatattccggactcACCCGGAGATTCCGGGTTCAgcaggatggtgttttgtcctgcccggatgtggagttcccctgggtaggtcggtagagaaAACCGGACACCGTTGACCGCTTTGCGCCGGTTAAGCATCGATCATCGGTgttgttagctttagcacttaccttactcaccacataccgatctaatggtaaggcgagccaaataccttcgcagctgtggctttttgggtgTGGACATCGAAggtgtgagcaggcgggcttgtagcggtactagtttgttccggaagtagttctagtaccaccgtgccgagcgatgcatgatccaaacggttaaggttggttgggaaaggttgtcaagAGTACCCCTTTTGTGCACTTTGgtcggtggcacaagccgaatggtcctcgtgtcgcgTGGGTCCAAGAGTATCTCCCTGTAAagtgtataaatagttcgaactgccacgctctcggtcatgagcatgcttttatccatttgcatcggtcgtagagttttgagtATGGTTTTGTGGTTCGGTATATGGGAGATGGTGGTATtggtacttgttacttattgatacacatgttggttacagttacatttgttcagttgttagttgcagggtagttttaatatgttttggttatgtttcgatcgctcacacatatgtctaggatgcttagtgcatatattttacttaacctgtggcttatccttgctaatgatcaatgcataatccttagagtcgagctatgtatatgtgctttatatggtttaagtcttgcgagtaccttcgtattcaTGCTTGCGCTTTCAGGTGCTCCTGCTGCTGAGGAAGAGGCTATTTTTGGTTACTTCGGACTGCCGATCAGGGCGGCGGGTAAGAGtggtgcatcctactctgaaggtggcgtgttgagacggtgcctaagggcatatggcgccgttctcttttattgtttataagtttaactttccgctgtgtagtttttttgtgtttaggagttgaggggttttatctcctcctagctcgtttttgttgtaaattattgaaatcagttgcatgcttaatacttgtaatataaatgtttattactcgctctttattaagctatatgttgtgatgtacatgttggaagacATGTGTTACGATctttgggcataaaacacgtgccgggactatcgggatgatattctggttaatcatcgaggttatgattataaataatgatcattctagtgattaattagaatattgtttggacggttctcCACAAGTGCTCGAGCATTGGAAGGGATCACGACCCCCAGCTTCCCCCAAGGCCAGTTCGGCTGTGATTTCAATAGCCAAAGCCAACGCATCCGAAGAGCCCATCCGAGCACCTCCAAGTTATGGATGCTGAGCCCGCTGAGCTCTAGGGGACGGCACACACGGTTCCAAGCCACAACACAATGACCCCCTGCACATCTTTCCGACCCTTCGAAAGGAAGCTCGTTGACGCTTGTCGATGACCTTCAACGCCCATCTCGACACGTCAAGAGCCAAGAGCGAATAAATGGGGATTGCAGTAAGGACAACCCAGACTAGAATTGATCTTCCCGCGATGTTTAGCAAGCCGGCTTTCCACCCTGGCAACTGATCGTCAATTGTATCCAGGAGTGGTTGCAAATCTGACTTGCGCAGCTTATGGAGCAACAAAGGGAGACCCAAGTATTTGCACGGTAAGCTCGAAATCTTGCACGGCAACTCCGATTGGACCAAGGCCAAATCACTCTCCTTGCTTCGGATGGGAATGGCAGCACTCTTCTGCATATTGGCTATCAATTTGGAAGCATCGCCAAAACACTGCAAGATAGCTTTGGATGTTGCCAGGTCCTGAGCTGATGGCTGGATGAATAAGACGACATCGTCCGCAAAGAGGGAAAGCCGGTGTCCAATCTCCTTACTCGCTAGCGGTTGTAGCAGTTTCTCTCGGCCAGCCAAGCCAAACAATGCATTGAGCACGTCCATCACAAGGATAAACAGCATCGGAGATAGAGGATCTCCTTGACGGCCCCGACGATGCATGATCAGCTCTCCCAGCCATCCGTTGAGGAGAACCCGAGTCGACGGAGCCCCCGGTGAGGacatttcttattttctctTAGATTAATATACATGATCACTGATCACATTCGTGCAAGAAGAGCCAAGCTTTTCGCATTGAGAGAGAAGTTGGTTCCCGCCGAGCAATGCTACTCGAGTACATCTTCAGTACCCGAAAACAATGGTGAATTCCTCGCAAGAGTTGCCAAAAAAGTGAAAACCTCTCGCAATCCTACCACAACTGTCTGGTTCTTATGCTCCGCAGTTCGCTAAGCAGGGGAAACTAAACCTCTCGAACACAATTTTTCTGCAATGGTCTCATCACTATCGCATGGATTCTACCGGGTTCCAAAATTATTCACTGCTGAATCGATTCAGTAGAGTGGCCGCAGGGAGATAGACTGGGAGATGTACTAGACTTGGGAGGATCGAGCGATCGAGCGATCGCGCGCCTTGGTTAACATTGTGAAGGTGTCAGGTGCTTCAAGCTTGAGACGTCGAACAGCTCCATGAACCTCTGGTCAGTAATTCTCGCTTTCGAAGCGGCGAAGCGATGGTACTCGTCGAAAACTGAAGACAGGCACCATTTCTGCAGCTTCCTCAAGCACCCGACGACGCAGCCAGTTCGATGCTGCAGATATGCAAACATCCAGCAGTTAGATGGGGAACACAAAGTTATCATTTTCTTTGGGGATATTAACAGCAAACTGCAAAATGGGAACTGTGCTTACCTTGCCTCTCTTGCAGTGAATAAGCAATGGTTGGTTTCTTGGGTCTGGATTGAAGAGAACAGTATAGGGTGAGATTTATAATGCTATGATGTAAGTATGCAAGATATCCAATCTATAGAAAGATGCAGTACCAAGGACAACTTTGAGCGCCTCTCGAATTTTGTCATCGGGGATGTTGACGAATGGTTCCTGCAGCAACAGCATTTCAGGCGTTATCAGACCGTTCATGAGCTGCATTGGGACTCGGGACTTGGGATGAAGCGAATAATTCGTACACACAGACTGATGAGTTGTAATAAGAACCATATATTTAAAAGAGAAATATGACGTACAAAGTTGAGCAATCCTACATACTAATTACAGGTTAGCTCGGTATGCAAAAGGTTCCTTTCCTGTCACTGCCAAAAGCAGACAGTTTTCTTATCCATGTGCCACTAGCAGGtcatggaagaaaaaaaaatgaagtacaGAGATTTACTGAAGCGCATTGGTAGAAAATATACTGTCATACGACTAAGATTGGGTTATATGACGGGACAGAAATGCAGCAAGGTTAATAGAAGCCACAAGTCAACAGAGATACAAGATGACCACTTCCTAGAGAACTGACTGATGATGATCAATTCTAGTTTTCAATGGTTTTAAGCAACTGGGCCTCTATCAATTTTAATCTATACTTCTATTCTAATATAAAAAACACAAGCTACTTGTTTCCTATGTTCACCTTGTTTTGTATACACAGAACAAACAACACCCTGAGATTAATTTTATCTAACAACCTAGATCGATTTGATGTTGTGTCGTCCCATCTAACAGCTCAAGGCTTGCGGATCCTTTGTTCCCCTCCCCACTATAAAAATCACATGCACACGCCGATAACCACAATCAGAATTTATGGCTCTAATCAAGCATTATTAAATGGCTCAAATTAAATATCATTCCATTCCATCTATTATTCCTATCCCGGCCATTTGGTCGCTTCAACAATCCAATCCCGTGATTTACATCTATCGTTGCTCTTCCTTCCCCAAACTTACGCATCACGCTCCCCTACGCATGCCCTCTCCACAGAACAACGCTGCCACCCCTCTCCCTCCAAAGCCGACACTATGACCACGCATGATCTGCTGGATGTCATCCCCACGAAtagagctgggactttgggCCATATTTTTTGGGCCGGCCCGAGCCCAGCACGGCCCGGTGAAGCTTaagcccgacccgacccgagcaCTGATGGGCCGGGTCAGTCCGGTCCGATttatgggccgggccgggccttgATATGGGGCCCAATGGGCGGTCTGGCCCGGTAAAAATGGGTTCGCGACCTCACATGCGGTGGTACTGGGCCCGTGCCAGCCCGGCCCGATAAGGCCCATCGTGCATTCGGGCCGGGTTTGGGCCTAGCTGAAGGAGGATTGGGCtagcccgacccgacccgaatAGTTTATCGGGCCATCCAAGCACGGCCCGAAAAGCCCGAAGCCCGAATGGGTcgggtcgggccggcccgacctggcccaagtcccacctctacCCACGAACAACGATCATGTCCTGCCGTGGGCCGATAGCTAGCAAACAAGTTAGACTcgacatgcatgcattcatctGCGCCGGGGGAGATCACGGTCGTCGGTGTCGCCCCTCACACCCTCACCTCAAAGGGTCAACGCAACACAATGGGATATCAAACAAGtattatatttgttttatttgCATGCGAGCGAACGGCTCACTAGCTAGGCGCACGGGCACGACCTTGCCAGTCCGGGATTCGACCCCCGGGCGTGTACCCTCATTTAAGGTCTCCAATGTAGGCTCGGGAAGGGGACCCGACTGTAAAAAAAACAAGTATTATAATAGTATTGTATAACAAATACAATCATTAGTCACAAGAATTCGAGTTATATATTTCAAATCTAGCCACGCAATTGCACGGGCCATTTTGctaatgaaagaaaaaaacaacttCGCTAGGTCTATGAGACCACagttttcctcacaaaaataaAATAGGATTTGGAATGATGTAAACCAAAATTTGGAACGAGGCCAACCATAATGGTGGGCATGCATAGGGGTTATTTTATCAAGGAGTACTACATGAGGATAATGACCCCCCAAAAATGGCCAGACAATGCCAACGGTGACCAAACCATTGATTATCGATAGCTATGAACGGTTCACCTAGAAGATCGTAGTTCATTAACAGAAAACAAACAGACCAGCCGCTTTCATATGAATGACAAAGCACTTCCGACCATTCAATGATAGTACAATTAGCCTTTTGCCTATCTTCCACTTTTGCATCACGTCATGGATGACTTCAAAGTTCAACaataaaacagagagaaaataatTGCGAATTTTACCTTTTCTTTCAGTTCATATCATCAATCCAGCATTGACCATCTTCCAAAGAAAAATGATTTTAAGTACAATTAGCTTTTTTGATAAGAATGATTTTCTTCAGAGATTACAAGATAGCCAGTGTTGACCATcttccaaagaaaaatgaatCACATACTTTTTATTGGATTCAGAATATCTAAAGCACAATCGAATGTATATTTGACCAATTGTCACGGCTTTCCACTAATATTTCATCAGAAACTTGTAGCCATCGCTTGATTAAAACAAATCAGATTAAAACTTTGTTGGCACATGCAATCAAGTATATGATACAATGATTGCATTAATAAACTCAGAAAATAATGACACCTTAAGAATAGTCATATATACAGCTTACAAAACATTTTCAGCTAACACATGTTTCCCTTCAAATCCTCTTTCATTTAAGAAAAGTTTCCGAAGTTGTACAAATTTTGCATATCCTACTTATGCACAGGTGACATAGCATAGGCATATTCTTAATGAGGGTGACAACACATTTGCAATATCAGGACATTTGTAATTCATGATAACGaacaaaagaaaacacatgGAAAAGCAATTCAACACATACCTACATGTAAATACATACATTTACAATTTACATGATGGCAACATCAAATGCAGAACATTAGCGCCGAATATGGTTACAAGACTCCATTTCCAGTAAAATAATCCAATTTATTGCCCATGTTCAGATTCATCTGTATTACTTTATATCAAGCACAAACCTACATTTCTCGAAACACCGAAGCAGACCCATGACGTTAGTGTCATTCCTCTCATCAGCAACAAAACAGGACACTGGACAGCGATATGTATGGATGCACATTGTGCTACCATTATGCAATGCATCAGTGTATCTATTCCTAGGCACCCTCAGCATGGGGGAAAACTACAACCCAGCTTTTatgaccctttttttttttatcgtgcATTCACCCTCGTCAGACGTCACTGCTTATGTTAGACATATCATGCAACTTGCCTCACACAATATAAACCAGTACACTTCAGAAATCAGAACTCAATTTATGTATGCTGTTTGACACCACATTACAATTCGGGTATCTGCAGTCAATTTTGGGCCTTTGGCAGCTAAGTGAGCCCATAATAGATTAGGCTGCCAAATACAAAAGGAAGCATAACAACTCAATTTGCTGAAACAGCAAAAATATATTACCAACGACTCATGGGTTATAGTTTGCAAAAGTGTGACAAAGTTACCTTTTTCAAAAGTTCATCTTCAACACAATTTAAAGAAATGCATTTTCACATAAAAACAGAAGAAAACTCGCATTGTCACAAAGAATTGTCTGTTTGCCCCTCTGGAATCAATAAAGCtgcccacaaaaaaaaaaaatctaacaaaCTTCTAAGGAGTATAGGACATGGCCAGAATGGCGAGCTACTGTAGATAGGACATGACTAGTGAATTGAGCTGCTCACACCGAAGTCCCAACAAAAGAATCTTTGTGTCCCTCCGGTTATAAATACTTGTCGTTTTGATCAAGAtctgatcaaatttttaaaattttgattgtcaatagcttctaaaatatttaatttaaaaatataaaaattatgtatagatttatcttgaaaaatacttttataatattatatttttattagattataactatattctaataaaaaataataatcaaagttgtatatcgaaaatgatgaaaaataaataaagacaagtatttatgacagGAGGGAGTATCAAAGTAATTGCATAATTTACCTACTTTGCACAAACAATGAAAAAATAACTGAAACAAGAAacagaaagaagaaaacaaaaacaaaataattctcaaaaagaaaaaaaggaagaaaagtaACACCAGTGGAGATGCTCCAAGCCAAAAGGAATGATGCACACTCGCCGGTAGCCTTGTATTCACAGGAACATACCAATAAAAAACATTTGAGAATATTGGGAAAAGAATTGTTTAAAATTGGCAGCACAGCTAGCTTGATTGATCAAAGCAATGCTGAAAGGGGCCTCTACCGATTCGCCGTGAAATTTGAAAATTCTCCAGATAGCGGTACTACTTGGAGAAGATTTATATATGGACCCTTTCAGGCAAATCAGTTGCAAGAACAAATGAATTCCACTCAGTAAAGCATTGATTCGCCCCCAGATCATCACTGTGAAAGTACAGCTGGTACTAAATTAGGATGCAACACACGACATGATCAGCAACGTCGGTTCGGAGCAAACAAGCCGGGCGTCATGAATGTTACCGAAAGCAACTGTATTTTATCCGTCCACTGTAATTCTACTTCTCCACGAATTGCCATTTAACCAACGCGAAGCAGCAGACAATTTCGTTGAAACCAGGTCAGGTTGTTAATTGTTTCGTTACCTTGCGCCCTTCGATTCCGAACTGGTGGAGCTTGATCTCGTTCTTCTCAAGAAACACCGTGTTCGTCTCCGGGTACGGCTCCGGGCACAGGTACCTGCGCGCAGGAGCGGTCAGAGCCGCACGAGCACGCAAAAGAATTCGAGAGACGCGAGAGAGTAAAAGAGGTCCTCACACGATGGAGCGGAGGTTGAGGGACTTCAAGAACCGGAAGTTGGCGGTCTCAGGGAAGCCGGAGCGGAAGATACCGTCGTCGACCATGGCGAAGTTGAGCGGCGGCACGAGCGCCGCCTCTTCACACAccgccggcggcagcggcggcggcggtaaGGGGCAGATCTTGGGGGGCTTCTCGTGCTTCCACAGGTCCAGACCGCTCATCTCCATGGCGTCCTCCCTCTGGTCCGCCTCCAGGACCCTCTGCTTGGGCGTGACCTCCAGCTTCATGGCTTCGCTGGCACGGGGAGGGCAGAGTCGTAAAACTGGGAGCAGCCGAGCAGGTGGTGGTGCGGTGCTGTGAGCGTTGGGGGCGTATCGAGAAGGCCGGTTATTTATAggggggagaaggagaaggtaGGAGAAAAGGTTGGGCACAGAGGAGGGGGTAAGAGTCCGGGTCTGACATTTTGACGATCCGAGGTGAAATTAAAAATAAGTGttctattaaatataaatttaaaatatttatatattaattgtaAACGTAAAAGTAATTGATTAACTTAAGAAAAAATTATCGATTATCACATAGAACTCGCAAATCCTAATGATATCTATCCCTAATCAATGTCCAACCAATCGATTATCGATGGCCTACTGCAATATACTAATAATATTAGTCGAATTAGAACTTTGATTTGACAGAGAACCGGAGGACGGGAGGAGGATCATCAAACATCAATTCGTCATGAGACACCTTTGACTCCTTCCGTCCTTCGTTCACTGAGTTGTGCGCCACCTCGTCTAGAAATTCCGATTGCCATCAGTTAACAGAGGCACCGTTGATGATGCAATTTTCAATCgcaattatgaattatcaaattCCCATGGCCGCCGCTGACTTACCACTTCGACAGTGTCGTTGTGTCCTCGGTCCTGGATCTTGTGACCATGAAGTCAACGGAGTCGCCAGCCGCCAACGCCAGGATGCATCTTCTT from Phragmites australis chromosome 8, lpPhrAust1.1, whole genome shotgun sequence includes:
- the LOC133926461 gene encoding probable tyrosine-protein phosphatase DSP2 isoform X1; this translates as MKLEVTPKQRVLEADQREDAMEMSGLDLWKHEKPPKICPLPPPPLPPAVCEEAALVPPLNFAMVDDGIFRSGFPETANFRFLKSLNLRSIVYLCPEPYPETNTVFLEKNEIKLHQFGIEGRKSGPLPEPTLETLNEGTRPGVESRTGKEPFVNIPDDKIREALKVVLDPRNQPLLIHCKRGKHRTGCVVGCLRKLQKWCLSSVFDEYHRFAASKARITDQRFMELFDVSSLKHLTPSQC
- the LOC133926461 gene encoding probable tyrosine-protein phosphatase DSP2 isoform X2 translates to MKLEVTPKQRVLEADQREDAMEMSGLDLWKHEKPPKICPLPPPPLPPAVCEEAALVPPLNFAMVDDGIFRSGFPETANFRFLKSLNLRSIVYLCPEPYPETNTVFLEKNEIKLHQFGIEGRKEPFVNIPDDKIREALKVVLDPRNQPLLIHCKRGKHRTGCVVGCLRKLQKWCLSSVFDEYHRFAASKARITDQRFMELFDVSSLKHLTPSQC